A section of the Sphingomonas ginsenosidivorax genome encodes:
- the rpsR gene encoding 30S ribosomal protein S18, with protein sequence MARPFFRRRKSCPFSAKDAPRIDYKDVRLLQGFVSERGKIVPSRITSVAAKKQRELAQAIKRARHLGLLPYIVK encoded by the coding sequence ATGGCACGTCCATTCTTCCGCCGCCGCAAGAGCTGCCCGTTCTCCGCCAAGGACGCTCCCCGGATCGACTATAAGGACGTCCGGTTGCTGCAGGGCTTCGTGTCCGAGCGTGGCAAGATCGTCCCGTCGCGTATCACTTCGGTGGCCGCAAAGAAGCAGCGCGAACTGGCTCAGGCCATCAAGCGTGCGCGTCATCTGGGCCTGCTGCCCTACATCGTTA
- the rpsF gene encoding 30S ribosomal protein S6 — MALYEHTFLARQDLAQAQVDALAEIATKIVNDNEGRVVKTENWGLRSLAYKIAKNRKAHYVMLEIDAPGSVIAELERQTQINEDIIRYMTVKVDTLEEGPTVMMRKQDRDRERRGDREGGRGDRPDRGDRPERGPRRDREEGAE, encoded by the coding sequence ATGGCTCTTTACGAGCACACGTTCCTTGCGCGCCAGGATCTGGCACAGGCGCAGGTGGACGCGCTGGCGGAAATCGCCACCAAGATCGTGAACGACAACGAAGGTCGGGTCGTCAAGACCGAGAACTGGGGCCTGCGTTCACTGGCGTACAAGATCGCCAAGAACCGCAAGGCGCACTATGTCATGCTCGAGATCGATGCCCCGGGCAGCGTGATCGCAGAGCTGGAGCGCCAGACGCAGATCAACGAAGACATCATCCGCTACATGACGGTCAAGGTCGACACCCTCGAAGAGGGCCCGACCGTGATGATGCGCAAGCAGGATCGCGACCGTGAGCGTCGTGGCGACCGCGAAGGCGGCCGTGGCGACCGTCCGGACCGTGGCGATCGCCCCGAGCGTGGGCCCCGCCGCGATCGTGAAGAGGGAGCAGAATAA
- a CDS encoding RcnB family protein, protein MNKFILSAIATTLVASPLIAAAPASAQSRHETTTVRQGPNGRTVVTKKTVVRPTQYRTWRAGQRFDRRYAQNYRVVTTYKNYRLAAPPRGSQWVRSGRDAILINGRGDVVQVRGGAFR, encoded by the coding sequence ATGAACAAGTTCATCCTCAGCGCGATCGCCACGACCCTGGTCGCCAGCCCGCTGATCGCTGCCGCCCCCGCCTCGGCGCAGTCGCGCCACGAGACGACCACCGTCCGCCAGGGCCCGAACGGCCGCACCGTCGTCACCAAGAAGACCGTGGTCCGCCCGACCCAGTATCGCACTTGGCGCGCCGGCCAGCGGTTCGACCGCCGCTACGCGCAGAACTACCGCGTGGTCACGACCTACAAGAACTATCGCCTGGCCGCCCCGCCGCGCGGCAGCCAGTGGGTCCGCTCGGGCCGCGACGCGATCCTGATCAACGGCCGCGGCGACGTGGTGCAGGTCCGCGGCGGCGCATTCCGGTAA
- the fabD gene encoding ACP S-malonyltransferase has translation MRAFIFPGQGSQSVGMGKALSDASAVAREVFAEVDEALGQNLYRLMSEGPADDLLLTENAQPAIMANAIATLRVLEKEGGVRLADKADYVAGHSLGEYSALCAAGALDLATTARLLRLRGRAMQAAVPVGEGAMAALLGTDLEKAQVIAGAAVDAILAEGGAELVCTVANDNDPGQVVISGHRAAIERAIALARDLGAKRAVLLPVSAPFHCPLMQPAAEAMEAALLDADLRAPLVPVFANVDAVAVADPGVIRTSLVRQVTGMVRWRESVLAMQGAGVERFVEFGGKVLAPMVKRTAADVETVSVVTMDDIEALVKVM, from the coding sequence ATGCGTGCTTTCATTTTCCCGGGTCAGGGAAGCCAGTCGGTCGGCATGGGCAAGGCGCTGTCCGACGCGAGCGCGGTCGCGCGCGAGGTGTTCGCCGAGGTCGACGAGGCGCTGGGGCAGAATCTGTACCGGCTGATGAGCGAAGGGCCGGCGGACGACCTGCTGCTGACCGAGAATGCGCAGCCGGCGATCATGGCGAACGCGATCGCGACGCTGCGCGTGCTCGAGAAGGAGGGCGGCGTCCGGCTCGCCGACAAGGCGGACTATGTCGCGGGGCACAGCCTGGGCGAATATAGCGCATTGTGCGCGGCGGGGGCTTTGGATCTCGCGACGACGGCGCGGCTGCTGCGGTTGCGTGGACGCGCGATGCAGGCGGCGGTGCCGGTGGGCGAGGGCGCGATGGCGGCGTTGCTCGGCACCGATCTCGAAAAGGCGCAGGTCATCGCGGGCGCCGCGGTCGATGCGATCCTGGCCGAGGGCGGGGCGGAGCTGGTGTGCACCGTCGCGAACGACAACGATCCGGGGCAGGTGGTGATCTCGGGGCACCGCGCGGCGATCGAGCGTGCGATCGCGCTGGCGAGGGACCTGGGCGCGAAGCGTGCGGTGCTGCTGCCGGTGTCGGCGCCGTTCCACTGCCCGCTGATGCAGCCTGCCGCCGAGGCGATGGAGGCGGCTTTGCTGGACGCCGACCTGCGCGCGCCTCTGGTACCGGTGTTCGCGAACGTGGACGCGGTGGCGGTGGCGGATCCGGGCGTGATCCGGACGTCGCTGGTGCGGCAGGTGACGGGGATGGTGCGGTGGCGCGAATCGGTGCTGGCGATGCAGGGCGCGGGGGTCGAGCGGTTCGTGGAATTCGGCGGCAAGGTCCTGGCGCCGATGGTCAAGCGGACGGCGGCCGACGTCGAGACGGTGAGCGTGGTGACGATGGACGACATCGAGGCTTTGGTTAAAGTGATGTAG
- a CDS encoding GxxExxY protein, protein MKDIDAISGDVLDVALRLHRDLGPGLLESVYEAVLAGRLETMGYVVARQRPIDISFEGLRFDAAFRIDLLVDERLIVEIKSVERLLPVHAKQLLTYLRLTKQPVGLLINFGGDTLKEGVRRLVNNYKPSASFAPLREQI, encoded by the coding sequence ATGAAGGATATCGATGCGATCAGTGGCGACGTGCTTGACGTCGCTTTGCGGTTGCATCGAGACTTGGGGCCGGGGTTGCTCGAAAGCGTCTATGAAGCGGTGCTTGCCGGGCGACTGGAGACCATGGGCTATGTCGTTGCGCGGCAGCGTCCGATCGACATCTCGTTCGAGGGGCTTCGGTTCGATGCAGCATTCCGTATCGACCTATTGGTTGACGAACGGCTGATCGTTGAAATCAAGTCGGTGGAGCGTTTGCTCCCGGTCCACGCGAAGCAACTACTGACATATCTGCGCCTGACAAAGCAGCCCGTCGGGCTGCTTATAAATTTTGGCGGCGATACGTTGAAGGAAGGCGTGCGACGGCTCGTCAATAACTACAAACCCTCCGCGTCCTTCGCGCCTCTGCGCGAACAAATTTAA
- the fabG gene encoding 3-oxoacyl-[acyl-carrier-protein] reductase: MFDLTGMTALVTGASGGIGSEIAKALAAQGARLAVSGSNADKLEQFRASLGGDHVALPCDLSDGAAVDALVPQAVEALGRLDILVNNAGVTRDNLAMRMKDEEWDTVIRVNLEAAFRLIRAAAKPMMKARFGRVVSITSVVGQTGNPGQANYAASKAGLVGMSKALAQELASRNITVNCVAPGFIASAMTDTLPEAQKAALTARIPAGKLGEGADVAAAVVYLASREASYVTGQTIHVNGGMAMV, encoded by the coding sequence ATGTTCGACCTTACAGGCATGACCGCGCTGGTGACCGGCGCTTCGGGGGGGATCGGGTCCGAGATCGCCAAGGCCTTGGCGGCGCAGGGCGCGCGGTTGGCGGTGTCCGGGTCCAATGCGGACAAGCTGGAGCAGTTTCGCGCGTCGCTCGGCGGCGATCATGTCGCGTTGCCGTGCGACCTGTCGGACGGCGCGGCGGTGGATGCGCTGGTGCCGCAGGCGGTCGAGGCGCTCGGGCGGCTCGATATCCTGGTCAACAATGCCGGCGTCACGCGCGACAACCTCGCGATGCGGATGAAGGACGAGGAATGGGATACCGTCATCCGCGTCAACCTGGAGGCGGCGTTCCGGCTCATCCGCGCGGCGGCCAAGCCGATGATGAAGGCGCGGTTCGGGCGCGTCGTGTCGATCACCTCGGTGGTCGGGCAGACCGGCAATCCGGGCCAGGCCAACTACGCCGCGTCGAAGGCCGGACTGGTCGGCATGTCGAAGGCGCTGGCGCAGGAGCTCGCCAGCCGCAATATCACCGTCAACTGCGTCGCGCCGGGGTTCATCGCTTCGGCGATGACGGATACGCTGCCCGAGGCGCAGAAGGCGGCACTGACGGCGCGGATTCCGGCGGGCAAGCTCGGCGAGGGGGCTGACGTGGCCGCCGCGGTCGTCTACCTTGCCAGTCGCGAGGCAAGCTATGTCACTGGCCAGACCATCCATGTGAATGGCGGCATGGCGATGGTGTGA
- a CDS encoding acyl carrier protein, giving the protein MSETADRVKKIVVEHLGVEADKVTEDASFIDDLGADSLDIVELVMAFEEEFGVEIPDDAAEKIATVKDAITYIDEHKA; this is encoded by the coding sequence ATGAGCGAGACCGCAGACCGCGTGAAGAAGATCGTCGTCGAGCATCTCGGCGTCGAAGCCGACAAGGTGACCGAAGATGCGAGCTTCATCGACGACCTGGGTGCCGACAGCCTCGACATCGTCGAGCTCGTCATGGCGTTCGAGGAAGAGTTCGGCGTCGAGATCCCCGACGACGCGGCCGAGAAGATCGCGACCGTCAAGGACGCCATCACCTACATCGACGAGCACAAGGCGTAA
- the fabF gene encoding beta-ketoacyl-ACP synthase II, whose translation MRRVVVTGLGMVTPLGADVETVWANILAGKSGAGTITRFDASDYVCRIACEVKPKDHEYGFDPGKRVDHKVQRQVDPFIIYGIDAAGQALEDAGLTEMTVEQSWRAGVSIGSGIGGLPGIESESIVLHEKGPRRVSPHFVHGRLINLISGQVSIKYGLRGPNHAVVTACSTGAHAIGDAARMIAMDDADVMLAGGAEGTVCPLGIAGFAQARALSTSFNDTPEKASRPYDKDRDGFVMGEGAGVLVLEEYEHAKARGAKIYAEVIGYGLSGDAYHVTAPHPDGDGAFRSMQMAVKKSGLKLEDIDYINAHGTSTPLGDELELGAVRRLFGDAISGLSMSSTKSAIGHLLGGAGAVESIFCILALRDQIVPPTLNLDNPSDSCVGVDLVPHVAKKREVRAVLNNSFGFGGTNASLIMTRV comes from the coding sequence ATGCGGCGTGTCGTCGTCACCGGACTAGGCATGGTCACCCCTCTCGGCGCGGACGTCGAGACGGTGTGGGCCAACATCCTCGCGGGCAAATCGGGCGCGGGGACGATCACGCGCTTCGATGCGAGCGACTATGTCTGCCGCATCGCCTGCGAAGTGAAGCCCAAGGACCATGAATACGGGTTCGATCCCGGCAAGCGCGTCGACCACAAGGTCCAGCGGCAGGTCGATCCGTTCATCATCTACGGCATCGACGCAGCGGGCCAGGCGCTCGAGGATGCGGGCCTGACCGAGATGACGGTCGAGCAGAGCTGGCGCGCGGGCGTGTCGATCGGCTCGGGCATCGGCGGGCTGCCGGGGATTGAGAGCGAATCGATCGTGCTCCACGAAAAGGGGCCGCGTCGCGTGTCCCCGCACTTCGTCCACGGGCGGCTGATCAACCTGATCTCGGGCCAGGTCTCGATCAAATACGGCCTGCGCGGGCCGAACCATGCGGTCGTCACCGCGTGTTCGACCGGTGCGCATGCGATCGGCGACGCCGCGCGGATGATCGCGATGGACGATGCCGACGTGATGCTCGCGGGCGGCGCGGAGGGCACGGTGTGTCCGCTCGGCATCGCGGGCTTCGCGCAGGCGCGCGCGCTGTCGACCAGCTTCAACGACACCCCCGAAAAGGCGTCGCGCCCGTACGACAAGGACCGCGACGGCTTCGTGATGGGCGAGGGCGCGGGCGTGCTGGTGCTCGAGGAATATGAGCATGCCAAGGCGCGCGGCGCGAAGATCTATGCCGAGGTCATCGGCTATGGCCTGTCGGGCGATGCGTATCACGTGACCGCGCCGCATCCGGATGGGGACGGCGCGTTCCGCTCGATGCAGATGGCGGTGAAGAAGTCGGGCCTGAAGCTCGAGGACATTGATTACATCAACGCGCACGGCACCTCGACCCCGCTCGGCGACGAGCTGGAGCTGGGCGCGGTGCGGCGGCTGTTCGGCGATGCGATCTCCGGGCTGTCGATGTCGTCGACCAAGTCGGCGATCGGACATCTGCTCGGCGGCGCAGGGGCGGTCGAGAGCATCTTCTGCATCCTGGCGCTGCGCGACCAGATCGTGCCGCCGACGCTCAACCTCGACAATCCGAGCGACAGCTGCGTCGGCGTCGACCTGGTGCCGCACGTCGCGAAGAAGCGCGAGGTTCGCGCGGTGCTGAACAACTCGTTCGGGTTCGGCGGGACCAACGCGTCGCTGATCATGACGCGGGTATAG
- the mltG gene encoding endolytic transglycosylase MltG encodes MRKVGCFGLVFGLAAIVALFLIVQGWGGAGPAQRTLTVQVPEGASLAAAAVELEKAGAIRSASRFRLYARVFGSGDPIKVGEYRIPPHLSQADILKLLQGGKTLQRLVVVPEGYPSVMVHDALMKADGLTGQVAVPAEGSVLPDSYAFQRGDTRASVVARMQGAMRKYLAAAWAKRKPGIAVTTPEQAIILAAIVEKETGKPSERRTVAAVYGNRLKLHMPLQADPTVIYPITKGRPLGRRILRSELQAKNGYNTYAEAGLPVGPIANPGRASIDAVLDPAPTQALYFVADGTGGHVFADTLEQHNANVRKWYAIRRSRGEM; translated from the coding sequence ATGCGCAAGGTCGGTTGTTTCGGACTCGTATTCGGCCTCGCGGCGATCGTGGCGCTGTTCCTCATCGTCCAGGGCTGGGGCGGTGCCGGGCCCGCCCAGCGGACGCTGACGGTGCAGGTGCCGGAAGGCGCCAGCCTCGCCGCGGCGGCGGTCGAGCTGGAAAAGGCCGGCGCGATCCGGTCGGCCTCGCGGTTCCGGCTGTACGCCCGCGTGTTCGGGTCGGGCGATCCGATCAAGGTCGGCGAATACCGCATCCCGCCGCATCTGAGCCAGGCCGATATCCTCAAGCTTCTTCAGGGCGGCAAGACGCTGCAGCGGCTCGTCGTGGTGCCCGAGGGCTATCCGTCCGTGATGGTCCACGACGCGCTGATGAAGGCGGACGGGCTGACGGGCCAGGTGGCGGTGCCGGCCGAGGGATCGGTGCTCCCCGACAGCTATGCGTTCCAGCGCGGCGATACGCGTGCGTCGGTAGTGGCGCGGATGCAGGGTGCGATGCGCAAATATCTCGCCGCCGCCTGGGCGAAGCGCAAGCCCGGAATCGCGGTGACGACTCCCGAACAGGCGATCATTCTTGCGGCAATCGTCGAGAAGGAGACGGGCAAGCCGTCCGAGCGGCGTACCGTGGCCGCGGTCTATGGCAACCGGTTGAAGCTCCACATGCCGCTGCAGGCGGACCCGACGGTGATCTATCCGATCACCAAGGGGCGGCCGCTTGGGCGGCGGATCCTGCGGTCGGAGCTGCAGGCGAAGAACGGGTACAATACCTATGCGGAGGCCGGGCTGCCGGTCGGGCCGATCGCCAACCCCGGGCGGGCGAGCATCGATGCGGTGCTGGATCCGGCGCCGACGCAAGCGCTCTATTTCGTGGCGGATGGCACCGGCGGGCATGTGTTCGCGGATACGCTGGAGCAGCATAACGCGAATGTGCGGAAATGGTATGCGATCCGGCGGAGCCGGGGGGAGATGTAG
- the eda gene encoding bifunctional 4-hydroxy-2-oxoglutarate aldolase/2-dehydro-3-deoxy-phosphogluconate aldolase has protein sequence MTTTITDIMQTSAVIPVLVIEDAALARPLAEALVRGGLRVLEVTLRTGAALEAIAEMKKVEGAIVGAGTVVSTQQFAQVMDAGAEFIVSPGLTETLAKPIIDSRVPFLPGIANAGDIMRGLDLGLTHFKFFPAEASGGLKALKALAAPFYQCSFCPTGGITEANAPEWLAFKPVLCVGGSWVTGGTMAEVELKARAANALRG, from the coding sequence ATGACCACCACCATCACCGACATCATGCAGACCAGCGCCGTCATCCCGGTTCTGGTCATCGAGGATGCGGCCCTCGCCCGTCCGCTCGCCGAGGCGCTCGTGCGCGGCGGCCTTCGCGTCCTCGAAGTCACGCTGCGCACCGGCGCCGCGCTCGAGGCCATCGCCGAGATGAAGAAGGTCGAGGGCGCGATCGTCGGCGCCGGCACCGTCGTCTCGACGCAGCAGTTCGCGCAGGTCATGGACGCCGGCGCCGAGTTCATCGTCTCGCCGGGCCTCACCGAGACGCTCGCCAAGCCGATCATCGACAGCCGCGTGCCGTTCCTGCCCGGGATCGCCAATGCCGGCGACATCATGCGCGGCCTCGACCTCGGCCTCACGCACTTCAAGTTCTTCCCTGCCGAAGCGAGCGGCGGCCTGAAGGCGCTGAAGGCGCTCGCGGCACCGTTCTACCAGTGCAGTTTCTGCCCCACCGGCGGCATCACCGAAGCCAATGCCCCCGAATGGCTGGCGTTCAAGCCGGTCCTCTGCGTCGGCGGCAGCTGGGTGACCGGCGGTACGATGGCCGAAGTGGAATTGAAGGCCCGCGCGGCGAACGCACTGCGGGGGTAG
- the glk gene encoding glucokinase has product MQIVAADIGGTHARFAIAEVENGRVVALGEPVTLKTADHASLQTAYQAFEAGLGRPLPRALAIAVASPVANDVIRLTNNPWIIRKSLITERLKADQWVVVNDFGAVGHAVAQVPDSDFIHLCGPDIPLPAAGITTICGPGTGLGVAQLLRHKAGYEVLETEGGHIDFAPLDGIEDALLKRLRKTFTRVSAERVVAGPGIVAIYETLAALEGRAVPSHDDKTIWSEALEGTDSIALAALDRFCLALGAVAGDLALAQGAKAVVIAGGLGFRIKDRLIRSGFDQRFVAKGRFQTMMAAMPVKLITHPQPGLFGAAAAFAQEHTR; this is encoded by the coding sequence ATGCAGATCGTAGCGGCGGATATCGGCGGCACCCACGCCCGCTTCGCCATCGCCGAAGTCGAGAATGGCCGCGTCGTCGCGCTCGGCGAGCCTGTCACGCTCAAGACCGCCGATCATGCCAGCCTCCAGACCGCCTACCAGGCGTTCGAAGCCGGGCTCGGCCGCCCGCTGCCCCGCGCGCTGGCGATCGCGGTCGCCTCGCCGGTCGCCAACGACGTCATCCGTTTGACCAACAATCCGTGGATCATCCGCAAGTCGTTGATCACCGAACGACTGAAGGCCGACCAATGGGTCGTGGTCAACGATTTCGGCGCGGTCGGCCACGCCGTCGCACAGGTCCCCGACAGCGACTTCATCCATCTCTGCGGCCCCGACATTCCGCTGCCCGCCGCGGGGATCACGACGATCTGCGGTCCCGGCACCGGGCTCGGCGTCGCGCAGCTGCTGCGTCACAAGGCAGGCTACGAGGTCCTCGAGACCGAGGGCGGCCACATCGACTTCGCCCCGCTCGACGGCATCGAGGACGCGCTGCTCAAGCGCCTGCGCAAGACCTTCACGCGCGTGTCCGCCGAGCGCGTCGTCGCCGGCCCCGGCATCGTCGCGATCTACGAGACGCTCGCCGCGCTCGAGGGGCGCGCTGTTCCCAGCCATGACGACAAGACGATCTGGAGCGAAGCGCTCGAAGGCACCGATTCGATCGCGCTCGCAGCCCTCGACCGCTTCTGCCTCGCGCTCGGCGCGGTCGCGGGCGACCTCGCGCTGGCGCAGGGCGCGAAGGCGGTCGTCATCGCCGGCGGCCTCGGCTTCCGCATCAAGGATCGTCTCATCCGCTCCGGCTTCGACCAGCGCTTCGTCGCCAAGGGCCGGTTCCAGACGATGATGGCCGCGATGCCCGTCAAGCTCATCACTCATCCCCAGCCCGGCCTGTTCGGCGCCGCGGCCGCCTTCGCCCAGGAGCATACCCGATGA
- the edd gene encoding phosphogluconate dehydratase, which yields MNPEISAVTDRIIERSRPSRAAYLALIDRERDVAIRRPNLGCANLAHAYAGTEEDRDAMKADAGMNIGIVTAYNDMLSAHAVYYRYPELMKVWAREAGATAQVAGGVPAMCDGVTQGYPGMELSLFSRDTIALSTAIALSHGTFEGAALLGICDKIVPGLLMGALRFGHLPMILIPGGPMPTGLPNKAKAAVREKFAEGLVGREELLDAEIGAYHSKGTCTFYGTANTNQMMMEVMGLHMPGAAFVNPGTKLRQELTRAAVHRLAQIGARGDDYRPLGACVDEKAIVNAAVGLLATGGSTNHLLHVPAIARAAGIVIDWEDFDRLSRAVPTIARVYPNGSADVNAFEAAGGMPYVIRELIGAGLLHADIPTVAGGDLSAYAHAPSIENDTLGWSPVGDSGDETILRPAAAPFSPDGGMRILAGNIGRACIKVSAVERDRWVIEAPAAVFEDQLDVIEAFKRGELDRDVVVVVRFQGPRANGMPELHKLTPPLGVLQNRGFRVALVTDGRMSGASGKVPCAIHCSPEALLDGAIGRIRDGDMIRVDAETGTLEALVGAAEWAARIPAPAPAPASGMGRELFGMFRSGADEAEKGASAMLAGAGL from the coding sequence ATGAACCCAGAAATATCCGCGGTCACCGATCGCATCATCGAACGCTCGCGGCCCAGCCGCGCCGCCTATCTCGCGCTGATCGACCGCGAGCGCGACGTGGCAATCCGCCGTCCGAACCTCGGCTGCGCCAACCTCGCGCACGCCTATGCGGGGACCGAGGAAGACCGCGACGCGATGAAGGCCGATGCCGGCATGAACATCGGCATCGTCACCGCCTATAACGACATGCTCAGCGCACACGCGGTCTATTACCGCTACCCCGAGCTGATGAAGGTCTGGGCGCGCGAGGCCGGCGCCACCGCACAGGTCGCCGGCGGCGTCCCCGCGATGTGCGACGGCGTGACGCAGGGCTATCCCGGCATGGAGCTGTCGCTGTTCAGCCGCGACACCATCGCGCTCTCGACCGCGATCGCGCTCTCCCACGGCACGTTCGAAGGCGCCGCCCTGCTCGGCATCTGCGACAAGATCGTCCCCGGGCTGTTGATGGGCGCGCTGCGCTTCGGCCATCTCCCGATGATCCTCATCCCCGGCGGCCCGATGCCGACCGGCCTGCCCAACAAGGCCAAGGCCGCGGTCCGCGAGAAATTCGCCGAAGGCCTGGTCGGCCGCGAAGAGCTGCTCGACGCGGAGATCGGCGCCTATCATTCGAAGGGCACCTGTACCTTCTACGGCACCGCCAACACCAACCAGATGATGATGGAGGTGATGGGCCTGCACATGCCCGGTGCCGCCTTCGTCAATCCGGGCACCAAGCTGCGCCAGGAACTGACCCGCGCCGCGGTCCACCGGCTCGCGCAGATCGGCGCGCGCGGCGACGATTATCGCCCGCTTGGGGCTTGCGTCGACGAGAAGGCGATCGTCAACGCCGCCGTCGGCCTGCTGGCGACCGGCGGCTCGACCAACCACCTGCTCCACGTGCCGGCAATCGCGCGCGCGGCCGGCATCGTCATCGACTGGGAGGATTTCGACCGCCTCAGCCGCGCGGTACCGACCATCGCGCGCGTCTATCCCAACGGCTCGGCCGACGTGAACGCGTTCGAGGCGGCGGGCGGCATGCCCTATGTCATCCGCGAGCTGATCGGCGCCGGTCTGCTCCACGCCGACATCCCGACGGTCGCAGGCGGCGACCTGTCCGCCTACGCGCACGCGCCGTCGATCGAGAACGACACGCTCGGCTGGTCGCCGGTCGGCGACAGCGGCGACGAGACGATCCTGCGCCCCGCAGCCGCGCCCTTCTCGCCCGATGGCGGCATGCGCATCCTCGCCGGCAATATCGGCCGCGCCTGCATCAAGGTCAGCGCGGTCGAGCGCGATCGCTGGGTGATCGAGGCTCCCGCCGCCGTGTTCGAGGACCAGCTCGACGTCATCGAGGCGTTCAAGCGCGGCGAGCTCGACCGCGACGTCGTCGTCGTCGTCCGCTTCCAGGGCCCGCGCGCCAACGGCATGCCCGAATTGCACAAGCTGACCCCGCCGCTGGGCGTCCTCCAGAACCGCGGCTTCCGCGTCGCGCTCGTCACCGACGGCCGCATGTCGGGCGCCAGCGGCAAGGTGCCCTGCGCGATCCACTGCAGCCCCGAGGCGCTGCTCGACGGCGCGATCGGGCGCATCCGCGACGGCGACATGATCCGCGTCGACGCCGAGACCGGTACGCTGGAGGCCTTGGTCGGCGCCGCCGAATGGGCCGCTCGAATCCCCGCCCCCGCCCCGGCGCCTGCGTCGGGCATGGGCCGCGAGCTGTTCGGCATGTTCCGCTCCGGCGCCGACGAAGCCGAAAAGGGCGCGTCGGCGATGCTGGCCGGGGCGGGCCTGTAA
- the pgl gene encoding 6-phosphogluconolactonase, whose translation MTEIEWWDYDDADEMAAAVAGDIQFIIESAIDARGSAVIALAGGNTPLPAYKLLAEAKLDWKKVTIIPGDERIVPLGDPLSNVTALAKIFLPKGARVKPIVPEATKDYKAAGRSADALMQDLHWPLDFCLLGVGTDGHTASIFPGPDYEEAVAGPKERRALGVMPDPLPPEAPVARVTLSREAIVTARAVMIAVTGQAKRDIIEKAIKQGPLSEYPIGRVLADVELPIDIHWAA comes from the coding sequence ATGACCGAGATCGAATGGTGGGATTACGACGACGCGGACGAGATGGCCGCGGCGGTCGCTGGCGACATCCAGTTCATCATCGAGAGCGCGATCGACGCGCGCGGCTCGGCAGTGATCGCGCTGGCGGGCGGCAACACACCGCTCCCCGCCTACAAGCTGCTCGCCGAGGCGAAGCTGGACTGGAAGAAGGTCACGATCATCCCCGGCGACGAGCGTATCGTGCCGCTCGGCGACCCGCTGTCGAACGTCACCGCGCTGGCGAAGATCTTCCTCCCCAAGGGCGCGCGCGTGAAGCCGATCGTCCCCGAGGCGACCAAGGACTACAAAGCCGCGGGCCGCTCTGCCGACGCGCTGATGCAGGACCTGCACTGGCCGCTCGACTTCTGCCTGCTGGGCGTCGGCACCGATGGCCACACCGCCTCGATCTTCCCCGGCCCCGATTACGAGGAAGCCGTCGCCGGCCCCAAGGAGCGCCGCGCGCTGGGCGTCATGCCCGACCCGTTGCCGCCCGAGGCCCCGGTCGCGCGCGTGACCTTGAGCCGCGAAGCCATCGTCACGGCCCGCGCGGTCATGATCGCGGTCACCGGCCAGGCCAAGCGCGACATCATCGAGAAGGCGATCAAGCAGGGCCCGCTGTCGGAATACCCGATCGGCCGCGTGCTCGCCGATGTCGAACTGCCGATCGATATCCACTGGGCGGCGTGA